In a genomic window of Paraburkholderia phenazinium:
- a CDS encoding DUF1801 domain-containing protein has product MNKSASNENRSASELIDQRIADLADWRGATLSRMRELIKDADPDVVEEWKWMGTPVWSHDGIICTGESYKAVVKLTFAKGASLKDPSKLFNSSLDGNTRRAIDIHEGEEVDARAFKTLVRAAIDLNASAVAAKSKAKAKPARVKKAT; this is encoded by the coding sequence ATGAACAAGTCCGCTTCGAACGAGAATCGGTCGGCATCCGAACTGATCGATCAACGCATCGCCGATCTCGCCGACTGGCGCGGCGCAACCTTGAGCCGGATGCGCGAGCTCATCAAGGACGCGGACCCCGACGTCGTGGAAGAGTGGAAATGGATGGGCACGCCCGTGTGGTCGCACGATGGGATCATCTGCACCGGCGAGTCGTATAAAGCAGTGGTAAAGCTGACTTTCGCCAAAGGCGCTTCGCTGAAGGACCCGTCGAAGCTATTCAACTCGAGCCTCGACGGGAATACACGGCGTGCGATCGACATTCATGAAGGCGAGGAAGTCGATGCGAGAGCTTTCAAGACGCTTGTCCGCGCGGCGATTGATCTGAATGCATCCGCTGTCGCGGCGAAGTCAAAGGCGAAGGCGAAGCCAGCGCGAGTGAAAAAGGCGACCTAG
- a CDS encoding SRPBCC family protein produces MSKRDEYLPGPAAGAEVQKAGERWTLVIVRELRHPPEKVWQALTDPASLREWAPFDADRSLASVGPVRLSTVGTPAPQISATQVTRAEAPKLLEYRWGDNDMRWQLEPLGDGTRLTLWHNIDRGFIAMGAAGWHICLDVLERFVADEPIGRIVGGEAMKFGWPRLNDEYTKQFGL; encoded by the coding sequence ATGAGCAAGCGCGACGAATACCTGCCGGGCCCGGCCGCCGGCGCCGAAGTCCAAAAGGCCGGCGAAAGGTGGACACTCGTGATCGTGCGCGAGTTGCGCCATCCGCCGGAGAAGGTGTGGCAAGCGTTGACCGATCCGGCCAGCCTGCGCGAATGGGCACCGTTCGATGCCGACCGCAGCCTCGCTTCGGTTGGCCCCGTGAGGCTTTCAACGGTCGGCACGCCGGCGCCACAGATTTCGGCTACCCAGGTCACGCGCGCCGAGGCGCCGAAGCTGCTCGAATATCGTTGGGGTGACAACGATATGCGCTGGCAACTTGAGCCGCTCGGTGACGGCACGCGGCTCACGCTGTGGCACAACATCGATCGCGGTTTCATTGCCATGGGCGCCGCCGGCTGGCACATCTGTCTCGATGTGCTCGAGCGGTTCGTGGCAGACGAGCCAATCGGGCGTATCGTCGGTGGTGAAGCCATGAAATTCGGCTGGCCGCGGTTGAACGACGAGTATACGAAGCAGTTTGGGCTTTGA